The Hordeum vulgare subsp. vulgare chromosome 4H, MorexV3_pseudomolecules_assembly, whole genome shotgun sequence genomic interval TATCTGGTTTCAAGCAGCACTTGACTGTCCTGGTCCATTAGTCAATTAATTAATCATTTTTTACTTCTATAATACGGCTTGAAATCTTTTACTTGAAGGGTTTCAGACACAAGGAGGCTTGAAACCTTGGTCTTTGGTTTTCTggcaacctatagttaatgaataTATATGGCTCATTAAGTGGTCATTAGAATTAGAATAGCCCTGAACACCAAGTGCGTCTTTAATTATTATATAGTGGAGCTATCTTGTTGTTTTCTGCAAATAGTGACACGTATTATCTCCTGGGAGATTATAAGTTTGTAAGCTTAAGTGATTTATATCCAGAATTTGCTGATGGTTATACGATGGaaacttgcattattttgccatgTTCTTTCCTTGGTGAAACACCTGCATATAAGTTGCAAGATTGGAAATAACATAGGACTTTGTATATGACATAAAAAGGTGACAGATGCAACATGTAGTGGTATTTCACAAGCTTCTTTGATACAAAAACACTTGCGTATTTATAAGCAGCCATCTTTATTATATATGGAAAAGAAGCGCAATGCATGCAACTTGCTGTCGTATCTTGGAAGCTCATGTTCCTGGTCAATTATGTGCAGGAAATATATTTCTTTAGAAATAGCATCAGAGTACACGTTTAATAGCGGTTCACATGGTCGAATTTGAAGGGAACAATTATAGCGAGTCAAGTATTTTCATCTAGCATGCTGCAGGGACCCTCATCAGGAGTTTCTAATATTGTAAATAGTTGGTTTCATTTGGCTTATATTTTACAGATCTCTAATTCAACCTGTAGTTCAACAGAAAGCTAATCACCACATACATTTTGTCTCTGTGCAGGAGGAGAAGAGAAAGGCCATGGCGAACGAGGTTATAGCGAAGCTGACTGATACTTGCTGGGACAAATGCATCACCGGAAGCATCGGGAGCAGCTTCAGCAACAGTGAAACCTCTTGCCTGTCCAACTGCGCAAAACGCTTTATTGAGGTTAAGATGCTCACCATGCAACGAGCAAACAGCAGCAGCTAGGACCAGAATAGGTCCACTAGAGTTGATGCAAACCACCTATCATTCTCTGCGTTATGAATGATTTTGTTATTTCTTTTGCTGTTGGACCATAGTTAGTGCGATGGTCGCCAGAAATTTTCAGATGGTGATTAAAATGTTATTGCTACTATGTTTTCACTACTTGATATGGGCAGACGCTACGGCAAGATTAGATTTGAGCAATTATGTTTTTGTATGAAACACCCTCCTCTTATAGTACTTGGGCCTTGTTCTGTTcaacctcctccttaattttagaTGGTTTTGGAGATGATTGGAAGGGAATTTGGCTTGTAAGGGATTTAATCCCCCAGAATCCTTGTCAATGCCCTTTAAATCTCCCTGAATCAAACAGGCCCTTAGGGCTTGTTTGGTTGATCCCTCCCGCAATGGGATTGGAGTGGATTGGAGGTGTGGGACTAGGCGAAGATAGTACAGGTGTGGGACTAGTATGTCCAATGAAAAATACAAACTGAATGTTAAAAAAAATACAGTGAAAACCAGCATGGACATGGAGACACACCAGGTTGTATCAGAAACCTACTGTGAAGGCTCGGCACTGGCGGGCACACAACAGCCGCAAACGTTGAGATGCAGGAGGAGGATGCAAAGCTTACAGTCGCCTCCGATGCCTAGAAAAGGAGTGGAAAAGCATGCACCGCATGCAAACATGATGATCCAAGAAAACATGTGTCTGATCCCAGGTTCGAACTGGGGACCTTTAGTGTGTGAGACTAACGTGATAACCAACTACACCACCCAGACACCTTGTGCAGTGTTATAGCCTAAATTATTCTAATATTTATAGCAGCCTCGCTAAACGCTACTAAGCAGGAGACCGGCGTCCGCCCCACAACTGCCGCATATGTTAAGTGAGAGGGCCACATCTACCCACATAATTTTAAGTGGGACAAGTGGCTATAGTGGGCATTCCACATTCCATCAATCAAAATTCATAAAATACAATAACCTGAACCAGCCAACTCTGCTGTGTGTTACCACCAGTCCTTAGAATACGAAGCCAGGAACGGTAAAAAATAAATGACATAGCCAGCAACCTCTGCGCCCATCCACATTTACATCAATTGGACATAACACAGTCTTGACTCCTATTTCTGTCATGTTTTGTCATGACTCCAATTTTTGTAGAGAGAAGCAAGTAAAGAGTCCCCTGTCAGCACCGTGAGCTGGAATCTTCAGGTTGATCCACAGATATATGAACTGCAACAAAAATAAATAGTACTTATTACTTTTCAGAGTGTACCACAAGAAGAAAGCCTTAAGAAACAGTACCTGCAATTCACATAGTAAAGAGGGCATTTGATCCATGACATGAGCTAAAAACAACATAATTCAAGCCTACGCTTACAAGCTCCAGCGATTTTCCTTACATTTTTCCTTGGCAAATTAAGATGAGCACATAAATAATCTTTATTAGTTCAACGACAATCAATGGATTGTATGTACTATACTAATAAGAAGGTCAATTACCAAGTCAGCAAATACACCAAAAGTGGATTTATCCACAGATTAAAACAATAGCAAATCAGAAACTACGATTGGATTGATGATAGTGGTATAATCCTTGTTCAGAACTTGAAGTCAATTCTGATGCCATCTTTCCATAGCAAGAAAAATCAAGACTTTACTGTATATATTAGCTACAAATTAAGGGAGACTTCATGGACACATGGTGATCAAATCTTTTACGGGCATCAATCACTTCCTGCACCCTCACGGCACCTGAAGCTGCACTGACCGCCAAGCCTGATCCTATCGCTTGATTCACAGACGATTTGGACGCATCCGCTTCCTGCACGTCACGGCACTTTCAGGAACCGAGCTAATGTTCTGAAATTACAGCTGCTAATCCACCATCATCAGTTGAGCATGTTCTGAGCCGCATAATCGCAGAGGAGGAGCTAGATGACTCGGTCGGAGTCATTCACTCTATTTCTCCTCCCACTAAAACTTGATCTTGCTCCAACTACACCTTCGCATAGATGACTGAAACTGAGTCTTCCTGCAGTCCTCCTTGTCCCTCAACTCCCTGCTTATATACACAGCTTGGGCAAACCTCCGCCCTTGTTGTTAAAATTTTGAATTTGTGTGTTTTCCTCTTCACACACAAGCAGACAGATGGCAACATCTGTCAACATATTGGCTTTTGGACTGGCTGCGCTCGCCAGGAGCATGGGAGAGTAAGTTTTGATCGCGAACGTTCCGGTTAGTCTTTGACCTTTAATGCTTTCTGAATGTACTGCTCCGATTTGAGTAGGCTTCCTActctattttcaaaaaaaaaaaaacatattGGCTTTTAATGCAAACAACATTAAACCTTTGGAGCATACACCAAGCAATTGTAAATATGTAATCAGAAATTTCATATCTTAATAAATTCAGAACAAGGCACAGCCTCACATCAACTGATGACAGATCAACATCTGTTGCATGTTCATGAGCTGAGCACGTTGTTTTAATGCTAACACCGGCGGAGCTACGGCAAGCCTGAATGGGCCGTGGCCCGCCTAGGACTGAAGCAAAAATATTAATTATATGAAACTCAGCCCACAAGAATGCATTGATTTTCAATTTGATAGCACTGTTTCTACTCTGTGGCCCGCCCAGCTTTTCTTTGGTAGCTCCTCCACTGAATGCTAACATGGCATACCCATACAGTTTGATTGGCCATAAAACACCACTTCGCTGGGTTACAACTATTGTGTAATCAAACTCCGTGTCGCATCCCAATGAATCTATCAATAGCATCCCTTGGCTATTGACTAAATCAAAAATCATAAATTCAGTTATACTGCATAAGGCCCAGCAAATTATCATTTGAATCTCATCCTTGACACTTGATATTGCAACATTGTACTAGAAATTTAGGATTTTTACCTTGTTCTTCGGGGCTAGTCTTGGTTCTTGAGGGTTCTTTGCAGACTTCAATGCCGTCGCCGACCGCTGGTTCCGGCTGCTTCGTGTTCACGACGCCGTCCATTGTCCAGTCTGGAGAGCCACACAGAACAAGTAGGAACACGAATCTACAGCACATTCTTATGAACATGGCAAAGAGCTAATGACCAGTCACCAGAAATCTCCACATGAGCAATGGCCATCTCTGAAGTGATGGAACCGGGTGCGGTCCCTCATGATGATCTCCCTTCCATACACCCGGGAGACGAGCTTGGTGCTCTTGTGACAATCAGTGCACACCCGGAGGTTCTTGATGATCCTGATGGGCGCACCTGGAGAGGAGGCGATCAGGGCGAAGGCAATGGCGAGCCTCTCGCTATGGTAGGACAGCACATctgccttgtcctcctcctcgacgttgaACATCACAGTTGTGGTGCTCGGCTGGTGCCCGCATTCCTTCAATCTGGTCTCGATCTCTTGAACCATGGCGTATATCTCCCTTGAGGCATGGTGTGTCTTATCACCCATCAAGAACTCATGGAGAACACCATCTATGTCAAGGAGGCTTGACCCGGGGCTCTTGTCAATGCCCATGGCCTTCATCTCCTTCCTTGCCTTCTTTGCGTCCTCCCATAGCCTCATTCTCGCGTAGAAGTTGGACAGCAAGACATAATTTCCACTGTGCTCTGGCTCGAGCCTCATCAGCTCTTCGATTGTCCTCTCCCCAAGTTCTAGCTTGCCATGAATCCCACATGCCCGTATCAAAGACCTGTACATTGCGGCGTTCGGTGGAATGTCCATCCCTCGGATGAGCTTATTGGCAACATCAAGCTGACCAGCTCGGCCTAGTATGTCAACCATGCATCCATAATGCTCGATCCGCGGTGTGACCCCAAACTGAATCTCCATTCTGTCCAAGAGCCACTGCCCTTCATCCACCAACCCTGCGTGGGCGCACGCGCACATCACCGCCAGCACCGTGACACTATCAACGGGGAAGCCCTCCGCACACATCTTGTCAAACAACGCGAGGGCAGCTTGGCCATGCCCATGGAATGCCAGGCCCTGGAGCATGGCATTGTAGCAGCGTGTGTCCATGTCCGCAACGCCAGCGAACACCTGCTCGGCCAGGTCCATTTTCCCGCACCTGGTGTACATCTCTACGAGCGCAGTGGCCACGTAACAGTTCACTGCCAGCCTGCGCCTGAGAGCATACGCGTGCGCCCACAGGCCGTGCCCGAGAGCGCCGAGCTCCCCGCATGCGCCAAGGACGGCGACGAGCGTGATCTCGCTCGGCCGGACGGCCAACGAGACCATGCGCCCAAACAGCTCAATTATCTCCGCCGCCTCGCCGGCGCGCGACGAATCCCTGGTCCGGCGCGCGTAGGCGGTGAGCAGCGCGTTCCAGGCCGGCAGGTCCGGCTCGACGATCCTGTCAAACACCCGGCGGCATGACACTATCCTGCCGCAGCGGGCGAATACATCTAGAAGCGCGGCGCCGAGGACGCGGTCGCGTGAGGCGGCCCCGGCGCCGAGGAAT includes:
- the LOC123448214 gene encoding mitochondrial import inner membrane translocase subunit TIM8-like; this translates as MDASALNDPRLHALLEEEKRKAMANEVIAKLTDTCWDKCITGSIGSSFSNSETSCLSNCAKRFIEVKMLTMQRANSSS
- the LOC123450365 gene encoding pentatricopeptide repeat-containing protein At5g43790-like, which codes for MAQMSPDAAPSRHALAADPLPALRRLRAAAPRVFGQLHALLLTSGLALHSPNFALLLRLASSSVPSLSHRLQLLLCSPLPPTAFLANSLLLAHLPFALPVYSLLFLASPPVLRPNEFTYPALLRASPPRTALALATHSLKFLGAGAASRDRVLGAALLDVFARCGRIVSCRRVFDRIVEPDLPAWNALLTAYARRTRDSSRAGEAAEIIELFGRMVSLAVRPSEITLVAVLGACGELGALGHGLWAHAYALRRRLAVNCYVATALVEMYTRCGKMDLAEQVFAGVADMDTRCYNAMLQGLAFHGHGQAALALFDKMCAEGFPVDSVTVLAVMCACAHAGLVDEGQWLLDRMEIQFGVTPRIEHYGCMVDILGRAGQLDVANKLIRGMDIPPNAAMYRSLIRACGIHGKLELGERTIEELMRLEPEHSGNYVLLSNFYARMRLWEDAKKARKEMKAMGIDKSPGSSLLDIDGVLHEFLMGDKTHHASREIYAMVQEIETRLKECGHQPSTTTVMFNVEEEDKADVLSYHSERLAIAFALIASSPGAPIRIIKNLRVCTDCHKSTKLVSRVYGREIIMRDRTRFHHFRDGHCSCGDFW